Within the Longimicrobiaceae bacterium genome, the region CCACGTGACCGAAGCCGTCACGAAGGTCTGGCAGGGCCGCGCATGGACGGTGGAGGAGCACCCGGAGATCGTTTTCCGGTCGCCGCGCATCACGCTGGCCGCGCCGGTCTCCATCGCCATGCTGGCGTACTCGCGGCTGCCGGCGGCGTTCAACGGGCGCGCCCCGCTGAGCAACGCGAACCTCTTCCTGCGCGACGGCGACCGCTGCGCGTACTGCCTGCGCACCCGCAAGGTGCTGGCGGACCACGGGCTGCGCCTCACGCGCGACCACGTGCACCCCCGCTCG harbors:
- a CDS encoding HNH endonuclease, giving the protein MRTLVMNAMLVPTGEIHVTEAVTKVWQGRAWTVEEHPEIVFRSPRITLAAPVSIAMLAYSRLPAAFNGRAPLSNANLFLRDGDRCAYCLRTRKVLADHGLRLTRDHVHPRSRGGPDAWENVVAACQACNCRKGSRTPGEAGMTLHGRLWVPTLARLHRMRMEQRRRPPA